A region from the Spirochaeta thermophila DSM 6192 genome encodes:
- the nifD gene encoding nitrogenase molybdenum-iron protein alpha chain has protein sequence MEGLERFDLEKIREEILERYPAKVARKRAKQVVINRKDPETGTPPEIVANVRTIPGILTMRGCCYAGCKGVVLGPTRDILQITHGPIGCGFYSWLTRRNQTKPRTEEDQNFLPYAFTTDLTENEIIFGGEKKLKAAIEEAIAAFHPKAIGIFATCPVGLIGDDIHAVAKEMEEKYPEVNIFAFSCEGYKGVSQSAGHHIANNKLFTDVVGLNDEVKEGRFKVNLLGEYNIGGDAFEVERLFERCGITLVSTFSGNSCYEDLTRAHTADLNLVMCHRSINYMAEMMEKKYGIPWVKINFLGAAATAKSLRRIAAFFDDPELTARVEEVISEEMAEVEKVREEVYPRTEGKIAMLFVGGSRAHHYQALFEELGMRTVAAGYEFAHRDDYEGRRVLPYIKIDADSRNIEELEVGPDPVRYRPRVTQEQAEKLKALGIEFMDYRGMMPEMDEESLVIDDLNAYEAEVLIERIRPHIFCAGIKEKYVIQKFGLPMKQLHNYDYSGPYAGFKGAINFYREIDRMVNSRIWQMVCPPWEKTAPLEGAYVKEREEESYAHATHD, from the coding sequence ATGGAAGGGCTCGAACGATTCGATCTCGAAAAGATACGGGAGGAGATCCTCGAACGATATCCCGCCAAAGTGGCAAGAAAGAGGGCGAAACAGGTGGTGATCAACCGAAAGGATCCCGAAACCGGAACCCCGCCCGAGATCGTCGCCAATGTGAGGACCATCCCCGGCATCCTCACCATGAGGGGCTGTTGTTATGCAGGCTGTAAAGGCGTGGTCCTCGGTCCCACGAGGGACATCCTCCAGATCACCCACGGCCCCATAGGGTGCGGGTTCTATTCATGGCTCACCCGCAGGAACCAGACGAAACCGCGTACCGAGGAGGACCAGAACTTCCTGCCTTATGCCTTCACCACCGATCTCACGGAGAACGAGATCATCTTTGGTGGCGAGAAGAAGCTCAAGGCTGCGATCGAAGAGGCCATCGCCGCGTTCCATCCGAAGGCCATAGGGATATTCGCCACCTGCCCCGTGGGCCTCATAGGAGACGACATCCACGCGGTTGCGAAGGAGATGGAAGAGAAATATCCGGAGGTGAACATCTTCGCCTTCAGTTGCGAGGGGTACAAAGGGGTGAGCCAGTCGGCGGGTCACCACATCGCGAACAACAAGCTCTTCACGGATGTGGTGGGACTGAACGACGAGGTGAAAGAGGGTCGGTTCAAGGTCAACCTGCTGGGGGAGTACAACATCGGAGGTGATGCCTTCGAGGTGGAACGCCTGTTCGAGCGGTGCGGTATCACCCTGGTTTCCACCTTCAGCGGGAACTCGTGCTATGAGGATCTCACGAGGGCCCATACGGCCGACCTCAATCTGGTGATGTGTCACCGGTCCATCAACTACATGGCGGAGATGATGGAAAAGAAATACGGCATCCCATGGGTGAAGATCAACTTCCTGGGGGCCGCAGCCACGGCCAAGTCCCTGAGGAGGATCGCGGCCTTCTTCGACGATCCCGAGCTCACGGCCCGGGTGGAGGAGGTGATCTCAGAGGAGATGGCGGAGGTGGAAAAGGTGAGGGAAGAGGTCTATCCACGAACAGAGGGTAAGATCGCCATGCTCTTCGTGGGAGGCTCGAGAGCCCACCACTACCAGGCACTCTTCGAAGAACTCGGTATGCGGACCGTTGCGGCCGGATACGAGTTCGCGCACAGGGACGACTACGAGGGCAGGAGGGTCCTCCCCTATATCAAGATAGACGCCGACTCGAGGAACATCGAGGAGCTCGAGGTGGGACCGGATCCGGTCCGGTATAGGCCAAGGGTCACGCAGGAACAGGCCGAGAAACTCAAGGCCCTGGGAATCGAGTTCATGGACTATAGGGGTATGATGCCCGAGATGGACGAGGAGTCCCTCGTCATAGACGACCTCAACGCCTATGAGGCCGAGGTCCTCATCGAACGGATTCGTCCGCACATCTTCTGCGCAGGGATCAAGGAGAAGTACGTCATCCAGAAGTTCGGCCTCCCCATGAAGCAGCTGCACAACTACGACTACAGCGGTCCCTATGCGGGATTCAAGGGAGCTATCAACTTCTACCGGGAGATAGACCGGATGGTGAACAGCCGGATATGGCAGATGGTCTGTCCGCCCTGGGAGAAGACCGCCCCACTCGAAGGTGCCTATGTGAAAGAGAGAGAGGAGGAGTCCTATGCTCATGCGACACACGACTGA
- a CDS encoding P-II family nitrogen regulator → MKEILAVIRMNMMNRTKEALSEAGVASLTATECLGRGKGLVDFKVLKGAEQGYEEAIAQLGSGQRLIPKRLLIMVVPNRLVPKVVKTLISVNRTGKPGDGKIFVLPVEDAVRIRTGENGDGVLDD, encoded by the coding sequence ATGAAGGAGATCCTGGCGGTCATCCGTATGAACATGATGAACCGTACCAAGGAGGCCCTTTCCGAGGCTGGTGTGGCTTCCCTCACGGCCACCGAGTGCCTTGGAAGGGGAAAGGGCCTGGTTGACTTCAAGGTCCTCAAAGGGGCGGAACAGGGATACGAGGAGGCCATCGCCCAGCTGGGATCGGGGCAGCGCCTCATCCCCAAACGCCTCCTCATCATGGTGGTGCCCAATCGCCTGGTACCGAAGGTGGTGAAGACCCTCATCTCGGTCAATCGCACAGGCAAGCCGGGTGACGGAAAGATATTCGTGCTGCCCGTAGAGGACGCAGTGCGGATACGAACCGGAGAGAACGGGGACGGTGTCCTCGACGACTAG
- a CDS encoding P-II family nitrogen regulator has product MVMIKAIVRPEKVDNVLEELMAAGFPAVTKLSVHGRGKQRGIKIGNVVYDELPKELLLIAVKDSERDLVIKTIIRAARTGDKGAFGDGKIFVAPLEEAYTISSAIRELPDGRVEEVKL; this is encoded by the coding sequence ATGGTGATGATCAAGGCGATCGTGCGTCCCGAAAAGGTGGACAACGTCCTGGAGGAACTCATGGCCGCGGGGTTCCCAGCGGTGACCAAGCTCTCGGTCCACGGTAGGGGCAAGCAACGTGGTATAAAGATCGGCAACGTGGTCTACGACGAGCTTCCCAAGGAGCTCCTCCTCATCGCCGTGAAGGACTCCGAGAGGGATCTGGTGATCAAGACCATCATCCGGGCCGCTCGGACCGGGGACAAGGGGGCCTTCGGGGACGGTAAGATCTTCGTGGCCCCCCTCGAGGAGGCCTACACCATAAGTTCGGCCATCCGGGAGCTCCCCGACGGACGTGTGGAAGAGGTGAAACTATGA
- the nifH gene encoding nitrogenase iron protein — protein sequence MRKVAIYGKGGIGKSTTTQNTVAALSEMGKKVMVVGCDPKADSTRLLLGGLHQETVLDTLRMEGEDVELEDIRKIGFKGTICIESGGPEPGVGCAGRGIITSINLLEQLGAFSESVGLDYVFYDVLGDVVCGGFAMPIREGKANEIYIVVSGEMMAMYAANNICKGIVKFAEAGGVRLGGLICNSRKVEREEDLIKALAERLGTQMIHFLPRDNMVQKAEINRMTVVEYAPDHPQAEEYRTLAKKIEENTMFVIPKPLRNDELEELLIKYGIMN from the coding sequence ATGAGAAAGGTTGCCATCTATGGAAAAGGTGGGATAGGCAAGTCCACCACCACCCAGAACACGGTCGCCGCACTCTCGGAAATGGGCAAGAAGGTGATGGTGGTGGGGTGCGATCCCAAGGCGGATTCCACACGTCTCCTTCTCGGGGGACTGCATCAGGAGACCGTCCTGGACACCCTGAGGATGGAGGGAGAGGATGTGGAGCTCGAGGACATCAGGAAGATCGGGTTCAAGGGTACGATCTGCATAGAGTCGGGAGGACCCGAGCCGGGGGTAGGGTGTGCGGGAAGGGGTATCATCACCTCCATCAATCTCCTGGAACAGTTGGGAGCTTTCAGCGAGTCGGTGGGTCTGGATTATGTGTTCTACGATGTGCTGGGGGACGTGGTCTGCGGGGGCTTCGCCATGCCCATCCGCGAGGGCAAGGCCAACGAAATCTACATCGTGGTCTCCGGCGAGATGATGGCCATGTACGCCGCCAACAACATCTGCAAGGGAATCGTGAAGTTCGCAGAGGCGGGAGGGGTGAGACTCGGCGGTCTCATCTGCAACAGCCGTAAGGTGGAGCGGGAGGAAGATCTCATCAAGGCCCTCGCCGAGCGCCTCGGCACCCAGATGATCCACTTCCTTCCCCGCGACAACATGGTGCAGAAGGCCGAGATCAACAGGATGACGGTGGTGGAGTATGCCCCGGATCATCCACAGGCCGAGGAATACCGCACCCTCGCGAAGAAAATAGAGGAAAACACCATGTTCGTCATCCCGAAGCCACTCCGAAACGATGAGTTGGAGGAGCTTCTCATAAAGTACGGAATCATGAATTGA
- a CDS encoding TIGR03546 family protein, with protein MVKALARIIVALNTNVRKEHIAAGIAWGLLLGCIPAGNLLWILLFLFSLILVHNHAAKLLVLALVKLALPLLTPLTDAVGWAVLTHPALVSVWTSLYNLPLVPLFRFNHTLVMGGLTLGTLLWPPVFFLFRFLVDRYRTHMAQRLVQSRWYKALLRIPFVARLKEAIEKTSRILHLVH; from the coding sequence ATGGTGAAGGCCCTCGCACGCATCATCGTGGCCCTCAACACCAATGTGCGCAAGGAACACATCGCCGCCGGGATCGCCTGGGGTCTGCTCCTCGGTTGCATCCCCGCAGGCAACCTCCTGTGGATCCTCCTCTTCCTCTTCTCCCTCATCCTGGTGCACAACCATGCCGCGAAACTCCTCGTACTGGCACTCGTGAAACTCGCACTTCCCCTCCTCACCCCTCTCACCGACGCCGTAGGCTGGGCCGTCCTCACCCACCCGGCTCTCGTGTCGGTGTGGACATCCCTCTACAACCTCCCCCTTGTCCCTCTCTTCAGGTTCAACCACACGCTGGTCATGGGCGGACTCACGCTGGGCACCCTCCTCTGGCCGCCGGTCTTCTTCCTTTTCCGGTTCCTGGTGGACCGCTACCGAACCCACATGGCACAACGCCTCGTCCAGAGTCGCTGGTACAAGGCCCTCCTCCGCATCCCCTTCGTAGCCCGACTCAAGGAGGCCATAGAGAAGACCTCACGGATCCTGCACCTGGTACACTAG
- a CDS encoding TIGR00266 family protein, which produces MADRIDYTIHGDEMQLVEVVLDPGEGVRAEAGAMLYMEEGIAMDTRMEGGLLGGFKRILAGESFFITNFVNTGSRRAAVAFAAPYPGKIVPLDLGALGGRFVCQKDAFLCAAAGIEIDVVFTRRLGAGFFGGEGFILQELSGDGWAFIHAGGTIVEKRLAPGQTLRVDTGCFVGCSPTVDYDVRFVGGFRNALFGGEGLFLTELTGPGVVYLQSLPLARLADRILAGQVQRKGEGGPGMMGSFFGE; this is translated from the coding sequence ATGGCGGACCGCATAGACTACACGATTCACGGCGATGAGATGCAGCTCGTGGAGGTGGTGCTCGATCCCGGTGAGGGGGTGCGGGCCGAGGCGGGGGCCATGCTCTACATGGAAGAGGGGATCGCCATGGATACCCGCATGGAGGGCGGGCTCCTCGGGGGCTTCAAACGCATCCTCGCGGGTGAGAGCTTCTTCATCACCAACTTCGTGAACACGGGCTCGCGCAGGGCGGCGGTGGCCTTTGCAGCCCCGTATCCGGGGAAGATCGTCCCGCTCGACCTCGGTGCGCTCGGCGGGCGGTTCGTCTGCCAGAAGGACGCCTTCCTCTGCGCCGCGGCCGGCATCGAGATCGACGTGGTCTTCACCAGGCGCTTGGGGGCAGGGTTCTTCGGCGGCGAGGGCTTCATCCTTCAGGAGCTGTCAGGCGATGGGTGGGCTTTCATCCACGCGGGCGGCACCATCGTGGAGAAGCGGCTCGCGCCCGGCCAGACCCTCAGGGTGGACACGGGGTGTTTCGTGGGCTGCTCTCCCACGGTGGACTACGATGTGCGGTTCGTGGGGGGCTTCAGGAACGCCCTCTTCGGAGGTGAGGGGCTCTTCCTCACGGAGCTTACCGGGCCGGGGGTGGTCTACCTCCAGAGCCTGCCGCTCGCCCGGCTCGCGGACAGGATCCTCGCGGGGCAGGTTCAGCGGAAGGGGGAGGGGGGACCGGGGATGATGGGCTCGTTCTTCGGCGAATAA
- a CDS encoding ABC-ATPase domain-containing protein, whose translation MQRAEALKEILRRIDGAGYKAYKDIEGAYDFDDFVLVIDHVQGDPFAAPSRVRVRIPQRVAGFPEAAYRPKSREIALRDYITRVFAREAGRFQRPRATGKSGVISIDRPGQEILERTSCFVNDREVELRFTVGLPAFGRRIAGRIAQEMFFEDIPALVRRAGLYRSIQGRSLVEHLKTNEDADALRAELSKAGIVAFVADGAILPRESGVSQKPLSAGTVVPFESPPSLRLEFTLPNRGKITGMGIPHGVTLIVGGGYHGKSTLLNALEMGVYNHIPGDGREFCVTIPEAVKIRAEDGRRIEKVDISPFISHLPFGKDTTSFSTEDASGSTSQAANIIEALEAGARLLFIDEDTSATNFMIRDHRMQELVSKDHEPITPFIDKVRLLLRDYGVSTVMVIGGSGDYFDVADRVVCLIEYRPYEVTAKAKEIAQRYRTDRRPEGGDRFGRITPRAPLSESFDPSKGKREVKISPKGLTSIHFGTHEIDLGAVEQLASVSQTRAIGDAIYYATRYMDGRRALAEILDRVMEDVAREGLDVLSPFPVGDYAAFRRFELAAAIDRLRTLKVRQLRESS comes from the coding sequence ATGCAACGTGCAGAGGCGCTGAAGGAGATCCTCCGCAGGATCGACGGTGCAGGCTACAAGGCCTACAAGGACATCGAAGGGGCCTACGACTTCGACGACTTCGTGCTCGTCATAGACCATGTACAGGGCGATCCGTTCGCCGCGCCCAGCAGGGTGCGGGTGCGGATCCCCCAGCGCGTGGCGGGCTTTCCGGAGGCGGCCTACCGGCCGAAGAGCAGGGAGATCGCCCTGCGCGACTACATCACCAGGGTCTTTGCCCGGGAGGCCGGCCGGTTCCAGCGACCCCGCGCCACGGGCAAGAGCGGCGTCATCAGCATCGACCGGCCGGGACAGGAGATCCTCGAACGTACGAGCTGCTTCGTGAACGACAGGGAGGTGGAGCTCCGCTTCACCGTGGGGCTGCCCGCCTTCGGGCGGAGGATCGCCGGCAGGATCGCCCAGGAGATGTTCTTCGAGGACATCCCGGCGTTGGTGCGGAGGGCGGGGCTCTACCGCTCCATCCAGGGGAGGAGCCTGGTGGAGCACCTCAAGACCAACGAGGACGCCGATGCCCTGAGGGCCGAGCTCTCGAAGGCAGGGATCGTTGCCTTCGTGGCGGACGGCGCCATCCTCCCGAGGGAGAGCGGGGTGAGCCAGAAGCCCCTTTCCGCGGGGACGGTGGTGCCCTTCGAATCGCCCCCTTCCCTCAGGCTGGAGTTCACCCTCCCCAACCGGGGAAAGATCACCGGCATGGGGATCCCCCATGGGGTCACGCTCATCGTGGGAGGGGGCTACCACGGCAAGTCCACCCTCCTCAACGCCCTGGAGATGGGGGTCTACAATCACATCCCGGGTGACGGGAGGGAGTTCTGCGTCACCATCCCCGAGGCCGTGAAGATCCGGGCCGAGGACGGGCGCCGTATCGAGAAGGTGGACATCTCTCCCTTCATCTCACACCTGCCGTTCGGCAAGGACACCACCAGCTTCTCCACCGAGGATGCGAGCGGGAGCACCTCCCAGGCGGCCAACATCATCGAGGCCCTCGAGGCAGGGGCCAGGCTCCTCTTCATCGACGAGGACACCTCGGCCACCAACTTCATGATCAGGGATCACCGGATGCAGGAGCTGGTTTCCAAGGACCATGAGCCCATCACCCCCTTCATCGACAAGGTGCGGCTCCTGCTCCGCGACTACGGCGTCTCCACGGTGATGGTGATAGGCGGATCCGGCGACTACTTCGACGTGGCCGACCGGGTGGTGTGCCTCATCGAGTACCGGCCGTACGAGGTGACGGCCAAGGCCAAGGAGATCGCCCAGAGGTACCGGACCGACCGCCGCCCGGAGGGCGGGGACAGGTTCGGGAGGATCACCCCTCGGGCCCCGCTCTCGGAGAGCTTTGATCCGAGCAAGGGGAAGCGGGAGGTGAAGATCTCTCCCAAGGGGCTCACCTCCATCCACTTCGGTACGCACGAGATCGACCTGGGGGCGGTGGAGCAGCTCGCGAGTGTGAGCCAGACCCGGGCCATAGGGGATGCCATCTACTACGCCACCAGGTACATGGACGGCCGTAGAGCCCTCGCCGAGATCCTCGACCGGGTCATGGAGGATGTGGCCCGCGAGGGGCTGGACGTGCTCTCGCCCTTCCCGGTGGGCGACTATGCGGCCTTCCGCCGCTTCGAGCTGGCTGCCGCCATCGACCGGCTGAGGACCCTCAAGGTGCGTCAGCTCCGGGAGAGCTCCTGA
- the amt gene encoding ammonium transporter yields the protein MEPNVGDLLWITVAAGLVFLMQAGFAMLEAGFTRSKNSINVAIKNLADVGISSVGFWAVGFGLMFGTTWQGLTGRDHFLFLPNEGLAGVWEAAFFLFQLMFAATCTTIVSGAVAERMRFAAYLVVSTVITVVVYPVFGHWAWGGALFGSPEGWLVRRGFVDFAGSTVVHSMGGWVALAAVLIIGPRKGRFEEGARMQGSNIPIAVLGALLLWLGWFGFNGGSTLALDDQVPGIILRTSLAGAAGLMAAMAAGWVLTGRADVSHVINGSIAGLVAITANCHAVTEAEALIIGAVGGLVMLGSLRLLERLRIDDVVGAIPVHLAAGIWGTLAVGLFGDPALLGTGLSFWEQVGVQTLGVAVAGVWGFGVSYLLLRLIDRFFPLRVPPEAEEMGLNVAEHGATTELYDLFTTLTEQARTGDLSLRVPEDPFTEVGQIARAYNRVMDRLQETTVDRDEYVRLLSVMRTGLCVIDRDGRIAPHYSRAFLEIFELSEEEAARLTFLDILKSRVPERTYTSVSEFLEVMWAPHVDEEVARSLSPFRELDLFCPHGHRFTHKVIRAEVQRIWGGEAITHLLFVIEDITEQALLERELQEKERRTASEMEMFYHILHTHPVILDQFLQSVEEDLTTIAEICERESDDPERALSLIYRYVHSIKGDAYAVGLDPIGETAHQIEEHILQMRESGTCSEEALVDLGVKMGEIRTLLERALSLKERLLAFHRESAEAPTSDPIVFAVERFLERIRAEEGKRVRVDFSAYHREEIPLEIYKPVKDMVLQCVRNAVAHGIEDEAEREARGKPAEGCIRISTSREEEVLRIIVEDDGRGMDLARLRARLLERGLIAPDAPPREVLRALFTHGASSRDEADALAGRGAGLPLVGTLVRRLGGRIALTSTPGRGTRIVISLPRSPASHIPTSGIQDQELSRS from the coding sequence ATGGAACCGAACGTAGGCGACCTGCTCTGGATCACCGTGGCCGCCGGGCTCGTCTTCCTCATGCAGGCCGGGTTCGCCATGCTCGAGGCAGGATTCACCCGTTCCAAGAACAGCATCAACGTGGCGATCAAGAACCTCGCCGACGTGGGCATCTCCTCGGTGGGGTTCTGGGCGGTCGGCTTTGGGCTCATGTTCGGCACCACTTGGCAGGGCCTCACAGGACGCGACCACTTCCTCTTCCTCCCCAACGAGGGCCTTGCCGGGGTGTGGGAGGCGGCCTTCTTCCTTTTCCAGCTCATGTTCGCCGCCACGTGCACCACCATCGTCTCGGGTGCCGTGGCCGAGAGGATGCGCTTCGCCGCCTACCTGGTGGTGAGCACCGTGATCACCGTGGTGGTCTACCCGGTCTTCGGCCACTGGGCATGGGGCGGCGCCCTCTTCGGATCACCCGAGGGGTGGCTCGTGCGGAGGGGGTTCGTGGACTTCGCGGGATCCACGGTGGTCCACAGCATGGGCGGCTGGGTGGCCCTCGCCGCAGTCCTCATCATAGGGCCGAGGAAGGGGCGGTTCGAGGAGGGGGCCCGGATGCAGGGGAGCAACATCCCCATCGCAGTGCTGGGCGCCCTCCTCCTCTGGCTGGGCTGGTTCGGGTTCAACGGGGGCAGCACCCTCGCCCTCGACGACCAGGTGCCGGGGATCATCCTGCGCACCTCGCTCGCAGGAGCGGCGGGCCTCATGGCCGCGATGGCCGCAGGATGGGTCCTCACCGGCAGGGCCGACGTCTCGCACGTGATCAACGGCTCCATCGCAGGGCTCGTGGCCATCACCGCCAACTGCCACGCGGTCACCGAGGCAGAGGCCCTCATCATCGGAGCGGTCGGCGGCCTGGTCATGCTCGGCTCCCTCCGGCTGCTCGAGCGGCTCAGGATCGACGACGTGGTGGGTGCCATCCCCGTCCACCTCGCCGCAGGGATCTGGGGCACCCTCGCGGTGGGGCTCTTCGGTGACCCCGCGCTCCTGGGAACGGGGCTTTCCTTCTGGGAACAGGTGGGCGTGCAGACCCTGGGCGTGGCAGTGGCCGGGGTGTGGGGGTTCGGTGTCTCGTACCTCCTCCTGCGCCTCATAGACCGCTTCTTCCCCTTGCGGGTTCCCCCCGAGGCAGAGGAGATGGGGCTCAACGTGGCTGAGCACGGCGCCACCACCGAGCTCTACGACCTGTTCACCACCCTCACCGAACAGGCCAGGACCGGCGACCTCTCGCTCCGCGTACCCGAAGACCCCTTCACCGAGGTGGGACAGATCGCGCGGGCCTACAACCGGGTGATGGACCGCCTCCAGGAGACCACCGTGGACCGGGACGAGTACGTGCGTCTCCTCTCCGTGATGCGGACCGGTCTGTGCGTCATCGACAGGGACGGGAGGATCGCCCCCCACTATTCCAGGGCCTTCCTCGAGATCTTCGAGCTCAGTGAGGAGGAGGCAGCCCGCCTCACCTTCCTCGATATCCTCAAGTCGAGGGTACCCGAACGCACCTACACCTCGGTCTCCGAGTTCCTCGAGGTGATGTGGGCACCCCACGTGGACGAGGAGGTGGCCCGGTCGCTCAGCCCCTTCCGGGAGCTCGACCTCTTCTGTCCCCACGGACACCGGTTCACCCACAAGGTCATCAGGGCCGAGGTACAGAGGATATGGGGAGGGGAGGCCATCACCCACCTCCTCTTCGTGATCGAGGACATCACGGAACAGGCCCTGCTGGAACGCGAGCTCCAGGAAAAGGAACGGCGCACCGCCTCCGAGATGGAGATGTTCTACCACATCCTCCACACGCACCCTGTGATCCTCGATCAGTTCCTCCAGAGCGTGGAGGAAGACCTGACCACCATCGCAGAGATCTGCGAGCGCGAGTCGGACGACCCGGAACGAGCCCTCTCCCTCATCTACCGCTACGTCCACAGTATAAAGGGAGACGCCTATGCCGTGGGACTCGATCCGATAGGGGAGACGGCCCACCAGATAGAGGAGCACATCCTCCAGATGCGGGAGTCCGGGACGTGTTCGGAGGAGGCCCTCGTGGACCTGGGGGTGAAGATGGGCGAGATCCGCACCCTCCTCGAGCGTGCACTCAGCCTCAAGGAACGGCTCCTCGCCTTCCACAGGGAGAGCGCCGAGGCCCCCACGAGCGACCCCATCGTCTTCGCCGTGGAGCGGTTCCTGGAGCGGATCAGAGCAGAGGAAGGGAAACGGGTGCGGGTGGACTTCAGCGCCTACCACAGGGAGGAGATCCCCCTCGAGATCTACAAACCGGTGAAGGACATGGTCCTCCAGTGCGTGCGGAACGCCGTCGCCCACGGGATAGAGGACGAGGCCGAACGCGAGGCACGGGGAAAGCCGGCCGAGGGGTGTATCCGCATCAGCACCTCCCGCGAAGAGGAGGTGCTCCGCATCATCGTGGAGGACGACGGCCGCGGCATGGACCTCGCGCGCCTGAGAGCGCGGCTCCTGGAACGGGGACTCATCGCCCCCGATGCCCCACCCAGGGAGGTACTGAGGGCCCTCTTCACGCACGGGGCCTCCTCAAGGGACGAGGCGGATGCCCTCGCCGGACGGGGGGCAGGGCTCCCCCTCGTCGGCACCCTGGTCCGCCGGCTGGGAGGAAGGATCGCGCTCACCAGCACCCCGGGCCGGGGAACGCGGATCGTCATCTCCCTCCCCCGCTCCCCCGCCTCCCACATCCCCACCTCCGGGATACAGGATCAGGAGCTCTCCCGGAGCTGA
- a CDS encoding chemotaxis protein CheX codes for MTKEELKAVVDCTTRYFSTVTPHPATIGVPFIKRKEQAFFLDYTGMIGISGSRKGGIYLTASGGMLWNLGHLILSEEVMEEELLMDIAGEVANTVAGNLREAFGPEFMISVPLVVRGVPDDLLIHVQSPVYIIPILWEGFQSFLGVGLDPA; via the coding sequence ATGACCAAGGAGGAACTCAAGGCCGTGGTGGACTGCACCACGCGGTACTTCTCCACGGTGACCCCGCACCCCGCCACCATCGGGGTGCCGTTCATCAAGAGAAAGGAACAGGCCTTCTTCCTCGACTACACCGGCATGATCGGCATCTCGGGATCGAGGAAGGGGGGCATCTACCTCACCGCATCGGGGGGCATGCTCTGGAACCTGGGCCACCTCATCCTCTCGGAGGAGGTGATGGAGGAGGAGCTGCTCATGGACATCGCAGGCGAGGTGGCCAACACCGTGGCAGGCAACCTGCGAGAGGCCTTCGGCCCCGAGTTCATGATCTCCGTGCCCCTCGTGGTGCGGGGCGTACCCGACGACCTCCTCATCCACGTACAGTCGCCCGTGTACATCATCCCCATCCTGTGGGAAGGGTTCCAGAGCTTCCTCGGCGTGGGCCTCGATCCCGCCTGA